Sequence from the Megalops cyprinoides isolate fMegCyp1 chromosome 9, fMegCyp1.pri, whole genome shotgun sequence genome:
TAAGAACCACCTATCAGCTGCtgattcctttttgtttgtgtctagcatattattacaataacttattgcactgtaaaataaattattttaatttcaacagTTATTGGGCTCTGTGAAATGGTTTGGATAGTAACAAAGATCAgataagattttattttaagcagTCTTTCTGTTATGACTAACATTACTTCATATAAAGAGTGTGCGTGACATAGGTGTTAGATATGttagataaaataaaaaggattcCACCAAAAAACGGATTTTTTACATGTGCAAACATGTTAGTCATGCAGTATGTTAAAAGGTTCAGATTAGTTCTCAAATAAAGGCAAACTGATTGTCTACCTAATTTGTAGCTCAATGTACACAATTACAAACCTTTGTCAGACAACGAGATTCAGTGATTTAGTTCagcatttgttttatgaatgtacACAATGTAGATATCAGATACCTAAGAGTACTATGGTGTCCTTAAATTGGGTGTTTGTTGCTTACCTTGGAGCGATGGAGCcatatttctgaaaaagaagcacaaatatttatattcagaGCACTAGTTGAGCATATCTTTCCCAGGACCCAGAAATGATCGAATCATTTGAATTTCAGGTGCCCTGGAGCCTAACCCTTTTCCTCCCAACATAAAATATCCTTTTATACACCACAGAAGAGAGTACAAGTTCCCAATGTGGTCACTGCTTTGCAGTGTCATCATTATTCTTCAAGGTTCCAGGTTTTGCTTTTGCAGCTTCTTCATGCTGCGGGATCTATAGTGAGAAGGTGTGCCATCAATCTCTGCTCTTCTGCAGTAGAGTTAACATACAACAACTCCTGCTTAAAGTCAGTACAGAGAGAGATTCTTTCGACCTGGCCAAAACTGGCCAGCGCTCACCGTGATGAAGCCCAGGTGACTCTCATTGTTCAAGCCCTCCAGCGTGCCCTCAGCCTCCTGGAACTTGCCTAGCACCTGCGTCATGTCATCCACCTGGGTCTGGATGGAGGCGATCAAGGTGGCAGCGGTGCTCTCCACCGTCTGCATGAAGCCAGCCTCCTCCTGCTCGATGTAGCGCCGCAGCTCCCCGAACTCTTTGCGGATCACCCACTTGAGGACATCAGACTCGTTCTGCCAGCAGAGATGCCATCATTTACATTAAGCACGCCAGATTTGTGCCCACCTTAGCTCAGTCCACTGCTTAAATCAGAATCCACATTGGCTCTCAGGGTCTCTGtaactgttcttttttaataagAACATGCTATGTGAGTATGTCACAACATCTCTGTAATTTCTTTCAGTATTGTAATTCTGTATGAggtgtatttacatgtatttacatcTCTCATCTGTCATGGACTAAATGCATTTTAGATGCATTTTAGATGTTTGCAATTTCAGATGTAGGTACATTTTAGATACAGAGCACTCCATTGACAACTAGATGTGGGTTAACTCACTGTTATACGTGATTTGTTGTAAACCATTTTACAAATCTGCTCTTCCagttttctcctctgtgtctgcaaCTCTGTCATCAGACATGAAATGTCCTCCTGGAAAAACATGTCAGGAAGAGCACAGCAGTTATTTGCTAATTACCACTACATtgcaaatgcatgcagtaaCACCTGTAATTTGTGCAAGGCTGTGATGACTTCAGAGAGTTCACAGAAAGTCCAATATTCATAATTCATGCAGAGAGTTAAACTTTTCAAAGTACTTTCCAAATGCCCCTGTGCATAGCTGAAGGTTATATCATGAGGCAATCTGCTTTCTAGGGAGTGGTATTACTCTGTACGTTTATCAGAGTTCATGTTGCTGACTCGGTGGCACCGAATCAAAAGATACCTTTAAAAGGTTTTTATCAGCTGAAAGTCAACATTACTCTGCAGAAGTGGCCCAAGAACATGAAGCACCTGTTATTATTTGAAACTGCAAAACATTTACCTCTGGACAATGGTATATGTCAAACACTACAAAAAGACATGATGGTATTGTATGGTCAGTTTTGCAGTGGGGGAAAAAGCATGGTAATATATATTCTGCTCTACTttccaaatgaataatgaaaaatatggatgaggtcattattacattacattgcattattgtcatttagcatacactcttacataggttacagtttttacatgttatccatttatacagctggatatttttactgaggctgtTGTGGGttaggaatcaaaccagcagcctttcggttacaagacctgctcgttaccactgtgctacactgccgctcacAGTCAGACGCGGGGTTACCTTCATGCGGCTGTAGACGCTGCTGATGGGGGTAATGTGGTGGCTGCGGTGCGCCCCGATGCTGCCGCACATGCCGCAGATCACGGCCTGGTCCTCCTCACAGTACAGGCTCAGGGGGTTGCGGTGCTCCGGGCAGGTCTCGGGCTCCGCCCTGGAGCTGTCCAGCTCCCGCAGGGCGTCCACGATCCGGGCCAGGGTGACGTTGGGCGGGGGGCTGTCCCCGTCCACGTCGCTTCGGCAGACGGGGCACTGCAGCTGGCCGAAGGGGTCCACCGTCATGGAGCGCACGCAGCTCCTGCAGTAGGAGTGGCCACACTGCAGCATCAGGGGCTCGGCGAAAACGTCCAGGCACACCGGGCACCGCAGCTGATCCTCCAGGGACGCCAGGCTGGTCCTGCGGTCCATCTGTGCTTCTCTGACAgctgggagaggcagagaactgGGGTAGGAAAGAGCTCAGGGGAAACAACCAGACAAGGAACGACACTTCAGTGGCACGGACCTATTCTGGACAAGTCCGCTTGAGTGAAGCATGCAATCCCGAGCAGAACAAAGTTAGTCCTGGGTGCAAGAGTCATTCCAGTCGGTCTGTGGAAATAAGTACAAAATTCTTCTCGTCAATGTACTGGAAGATAACAACTGATTGTTCCCACCACAGCTCTAATGTGGTCTACTGCAATGCGCTGCTAGAGGTGACCTTCAAGTAAACCCTTatcagtctccctctctctctcagcaaaCAAGCTCACTCTCCCACACTTTATGATTGTAATATTAGcttgttttttatcattacaaaTATGTTGACATCATATCCTTGCACAAGGGATGAGGTGGAGGTGCAAGGCATTTGTGCTAGGTTTTGTGAACAGCAGCAATGCAGTGTTGAACTGCTGGATTGATTTTCCTAAGGACCTACATGTGGTATCTTAAACTGTTAAGCATGTTTAACACTCCATCATATGCTTCTGTACTTATGTGTTATTTGCTTTACAGTATGATActgaaaattaataaattgcCTTAAAATATTggctacagacacactgacactgtcaaTTTAGTAATGATGATTAAgagctctgtggctctgtgaaACTGAAGagtttaaaatgcactgttCTCTTTTGTCTCAGAgttgtcatttgaaaaaaaaaaacatagggaACATTCAAGGAAAATATCAAGCAATGTTTGCAAAGTCTTAATCACAAAATGAACATAGTCAGTCAGCATTGCTCACATGCATCTCCACCAGACTATCCACTATGCAGGTTGTTGACCATACAAATCTACTGTAAATTAATCAGTAGATCTGCCTCGTTGATTCAGTGAGATACGCTGTGATAAACTATTTTACTATAAAAATGCAGGGGGTGGTTGGTTGAAACACAATGGCTGCAATGAATGCAGTGCCCTACAGATGGTGGTGTTTGTCTCAAAGAGTCCCATTCATAATTCATGGCTCTGTTCGTGAAGACTGCCTTCCCTTGCTTACCCCTGTGAGGCCAAGCCTCCTGTGCCATGCCAGTCTCGTGATTCTGAGTGGGAACACTGACCCATGCAGGATAAGGAAGAGGGAAAGACTACTGTGACAATATATCTATTCATCATCCACAACGTGTCCCACCCACCGCTGTGTCTGGAGTTGCACCATAATGGCTAGAAGAATGGTGGCAATGCCCCCAGACGTCAGCCAGCAGAACATCAAAGCATCATGCTACTGTAACCAGGTCAGATCTCATAGGATTTTGAttatacattttccatttgactattcaaacaaatgtgtttttttttaaccaaaggTGGGACATGAGGATATAAgtcctgacaaaaaaaataaataaataatagaataaaGGGAACTTTACTCTCAGTAGAAATACAGAAGTAGTGCTTTGCTCAGTCTGCAATCCCATGGTCTCCTGCCAGTCCTTCCTCATAATCACTAAAAGAtccttgtgaaatgtgttgtgaAACATAACAGGAAATTATATGACATGGCAATTAGTAAACACGCAGCAATAATATGGAGACGCCAAGAAAGCAAACCTCTACCCCATTATAGAAGCATCAATGATACACCATCTGTTTGCGCATATGTTCAGCAGACTGGTCCTCATTGTCAGTTAATCATTCTACCTACCACAGGGGGGCAGTGTTTGAACAAAATAGTGTTACGTATTGACTTCTGGCGGCTAATACTCTTCAACACCAGAACAGAATTACAAAGGAGAACACTGCTTCATGTTTTTGCCAAGGAGTGTCTCCATTGAGACTGCCACAGACTTTACTGGAGGTCAAAAACAATATCCTCCTTACAGCTATGCTTATAAAATATTCTTTAGCTTTGAGGCCTGTGAATGGTTTTGATTTACTATTGGCTTCTCAATTTCTTAttgtcaaatattttcaaacCAATGCATCACTACTTGCGTTAAACTTGCTTTAAACTCACTGGTTGTATTTTACCTCTACTGCACAGTGGTAGCAGTCAGTGATTCAATTCCCAGTTGGGCACTTGGACGAATGAGCAggtgccagaccaggctaacagcactcccagacctgTGAGTGTGATCGTAACGCATacttcaagccctaccctaagttaacttgcGCAACCTCACTAGAAAAGGGAAGCCGAGTATACTACCATTTATCAATCACTAGATCACGGAATCTCAATCACATCACCATACTACGCATGATATAACTTAATAACTTAAAGATCTTGAAGAGCATAAATGTTCACTGTGTTTGCTTCAGAGTGGCATCACCACTTCAGATACGAAAGTCTGGAAATTGTAAGTGTGACAACATTTAAGTCacgtttgtttatttcaaacatttggcTATAATTGTTACTTAAACACCCAGGATATTAAACTGGCTGCGGCGGCAAAGCGTATTTAATATGTGTGACTGCTGAGTTTTGCCTCCCATCTGCAGTTACCTTCACTTTTAAACACTTTGCCTTGTCACGGTGTTTAAATTCATACGTGTTCGTTATAACGTGCAGATTAAACCAGCAGTTCCTGTAGTTTACTTACGAAACACCATATGTATGAGTCACAACGTGACAGAATTGGTAACACTGTTAGGCAGATGCAATGGAACCCGCACTGAGAACAAATATGCGAGTGTACAAACCACTTAAGTGCTCATGAAATCAGCTGCACCTTCATCTCCACTCTGTTCATTCTGTTAGCGTGAGGCAATGACATAAAGGTAGGCAGTGAACTGGCTTTTGTCTTAAACACCCATTAAAGCTTTTAGAATGGGAGTGTGTTAGAATGGGAATGTGTTCTGCTGCCTCATTGTTACGTGGCGTGAACACGTCAGAATTTGCATGTAGATTACCAACAAATGATCTGGCACAGTACCAGGTGAGAATCTCAATGGAGAATATTTATGTCGTGGCAtccaaaaggttcaaagaaggcTTCAGGTTTTGCTTTTTGAATGTGTCACATTACAGCTGTATTTAACTCAAAACCTCCTTGTGTGAATTCATATGCAACTACTAAAAACATTCACAGTaaatcaaataacattttctcttaccatgcattcatacattataaaaatgcaattacataaacattttgtgACCTGACTTGGCCACTTGACTAACTTGGCACATCCTGCATCAGCCATATTCACCAGACATGGTCCAGCCATTGACAAGATCTGTAGGTGAGATTGTCCAGTGAGAACATTCTGAAACTGCCATGGTGACAGACTcacatacaatacacaatacCTACAAGTCAGTGCATAGTATCATATTGTCAGTACAGCCTCATTTCCAAGGTTTAAATTTTAACCTCCCTCCAAAAAGTCCCTATCATATCACTTAAAGTATGCTTTTACTGTGAATTGTAAAATAGCTTTACAGGTTATGTGGTAGGGGATTACCCTTTAAATTAATGTTAGAGTAAAGTGCACCACTGACACCCACCGAAACATTTTCAGGGAATGTTATTTACGTCTCTAACGCCAGCGCCAGGCAACATAACTGGATTAAGGAGGATGTTCATGATAGGTTGTTATGAGCTTGCAGTGTGTTCCAGTGTAAGCGTAAGGCTGAACCAGACAGGCATCTTGCTACACATAATAAAAGATATAGGAGCTGACTCGATGACAGCAGAAACTGAGCGAGATTCATctgcatggttttttttttgaaagcgTAAGTGAACGCTTGCCAGTGTAGTATATGGTCTGAGGGCTTTCATCAAAAACTGCTACTGCAGCATGTTCCCCCACactctttttccccttttgagTGACAGGGGTCTCCAGGATCAAAGCTGCCAAAGAGTAATTTAGCAATCATATTAACGATGTGCCCTGGCTGTTTTTCAGAGGGCTCCGGCACGCTTCAGTTCTTTCCAGGCATCCTCGTGTTATCACAAAGAGTGATCTCGCCCATTGTTCCACGGACACTTGTGTGTTGTGCctatgagtgcgtgtgtgtgtctgtctgattgtgcacatgcatgtgtgtatgcatatgtgtccatacatgcatgtgtgtgtgtatatgtaagtgtgtgcatgcgtatgtgcatatgtgtgtgcatatactgtatatgtgtgtgcagatgtgtgtgtgtgcagatgtgtgtgcgtatatatgtgtgtgcagatgtggtgtgtgcgtgtgtgcgtatatatgtgtgtgcagatgtgagtgtgtgcgtgtgtgcgtatatatgtgtgtgcagatgagtgtgtgtgcgtgtgtgcgtatatgtgtgtgcagatgtgagtgtatgtgtcagtgAGTGGAAAAGGTGAGAAAAGAAGAAACCAATGTAGTCACAGAGGCTCTTTTCTGCTGGTGGAGCAGAGACCAGTGGTAGGGGAGGAAGGCTGCTATACAACGCAGTCTGTGCGGTCACTGCTCCCCACACTCACTGCTGTTTACTCGACTGCTGGagccatgtttattttctgttttacattcaaTTTCTAAGCCTCGTTGCTTGAATTCTTCTCATGTCCACAAATAAGTGAATTCCACAGTTCAGTCCAACAGAAACATGATCGGATGTGCTTCCCATCACTGACCAGTCGTATTCCACCATACAGGCACTGCACCAGTTTACCTGCAGATTCCCACTTTCATCCAATGGCAGGACTACAGTAAGACTGAACTGCTTGTGGCTGTCAGTCGATCTCCTTTCCTAGTTGCTTGGTTAATTCCTATTTCATGTTATGTACTTCATAAAATGTATAGTCTTAGCATGGACTATAGGAGATTTGTGAAGGGCTGCATCAAGCTTCTGGCACAAAGTAGAATAGTAGAAGAGTTCTACtaataaagggggggggggggctgatatGATGGTTCTTGATGGGGTTTGTTGATTGTGATATGGTGCTGGATTAacctttttggattttttttgttttttttgtcttagaAGTTTTGTTTGAATCCTGGGATGAATGTGAAGATCCTCAGCCATACTTATTCCTGTCTCTCACTCCGTCACTTCTGTCTCCTCACCGGTTCtccctgtgttcctctctgtcctgcagcagcACTGTCTGATACTGCCATAAACCTCACATTCTCACTCAGCCCGGGTGGAGTAACAGTGAATGACCCCCAGCGTACACAGCACGAGGAGAATCACTAGTATATACCTGCAAACGTGTCAAAATGCCTTTATCCCATGTTTTGTAAGCATGTTTCCGCTTCCTTACAATGTAAAACAGTAACCAGTA
This genomic interval carries:
- the LOC118783692 gene encoding E3 ubiquitin-protein ligase TRIM50-like; the encoded protein is MDRRTSLASLEDQLRCPVCLDVFAEPLMLQCGHSYCRSCVRSMTVDPFGQLQCPVCRSDVDGDSPPPNVTLARIVDALRELDSSRAEPETCPEHRNPLSLYCEEDQAVICGMCGSIGAHRSHHITPISSVYSRMKEDISCLMTELQTQRRKLEEQICKMVYNKSRITNESDVLKWVIRKEFGELRRYIEQEEAGFMQTVESTAATLIASIQTQVDDMTQVLGKFQEAEGTLEGLNNESHLGFITKYGSIAPRFRECQQKQQRQERTYSAINFKPGFNHHDIKITVWKRLHRKVFPAPEHLKLDPLTAHPMLQLSRRDTVVECGVLPKSLPNNPERFSYSYCVLASRGFSSGKHYWEVEVEGKPKWRLGLVKGTASRKGKLPKSPESGVWLIGLKEGRLYEAFANPRVALPLTSHPGKIGIFLDYEKGELVFYNADSPHELGFIYKFQAELQGKVYPLFDVCWHERGANKQPITLCQPGVEK